The following are encoded together in the Budorcas taxicolor isolate Tak-1 chromosome 4, Takin1.1, whole genome shotgun sequence genome:
- the PPP1R3A gene encoding protein phosphatase 1 regulatory subunit 3A isoform X2, producing the protein MFYPHNLACLLQKKILCNNFKYRKRYWNQPSILLDLQKEQEPEPEKLQEDVPNRQIKGCLKVKSSKEESSVTSDENNFENSKVTDIYVPTIVCSHEDKEDLETSNQNVKDVNREQDERNEKELEPMINQHLLRSSASGDEKNTVNFPNNAERLEKKQVHDDVYTDLFKRPLSSSSSAERSLKGDFYHKENYFSGNEHTYPPSEEFTSDTGEVKLSLGNTSSDEVVQLYSGSKELDDNANPAKVRGRMQMSCPSADQLMADNLNKKPEGEAKEIAVKDWECLRGDFHLDFHSEKLTEKGSSKKDYGNGKNEEEEQRIFLGVNEKQSKRFQSVLHDQERKTSHSEISEEGMGASNRDLTALPSKDTATHDQSIRADTFHSPRTNLSLEETVSATSDCDLLASKVTTLGGMPGQAGSPRNGNVLRNKYLFQAEEEKSVWINPEDQNKNTQHKQSWNVLESQERARGSKTTITEQSIEKADCEDMWGKRDDTRSLKANLTEELFTCQETASCELSSLADHGITKKAEAGTAYIIKTTSESTLECMSAREKAIIAELPPETAQSDRPIEVKETAFDPHEGRNDDSHDTLCQRDTVGVIYDNDFEKESCSGICNVHADEKEKEETIAMYNPGKTHDRKKCVTGNTTSVEESSQVITDNQKAASKLGLHLGMLPTDKKVFPENRDPEQVQELSKKTITDVTIHSSLNSDTNRTSQNGSQVSNHHAKSSVSSHEQATTIEHAVTTMPLQSISSKSEFNCNPTSEIQGTEKHSHPASPLEEVSKSSGIVTSDSTKERCIGQIVKQGEHSVEKPLGPTILISEASENIEGVRHENEGLINSGQSLYSSGNKESDSPASDSLPAQESQSQSESLLSKYINSKVPYFLLFLIFLVTIYQYDLMIGLAFYLFSLYWLSWEGGRQKESVKKK; encoded by the exons TAAAGAAGAATCATCGGTAACATCAGATGAGAATAACTTTGAGAATTCAAAGGTTACAG ATATCTATGTCCCAACAATTGTTTGTTCTCATGAGGACAAGGAAGATTTGGAAACCAGTAATCAAAACGTAAAAGATGTAAACAGGGAACAGGATGAACGTAATGAAAAAGAATTAGAGCCGATG ATAAACCAACACTTGCTAAGAAGTTCTGCTTCTGGAGATGAAAAGAATACAGTCAATTTTCCAAATAACGCTGAGAGATTAGAGAAGAAGCAAGTCCATGATGATGTGTACACTGACTTGTTTAAAAGGCCTTTGTCTTCAAGTTCATCGGCAGAAAGATCCTTAAAGGGAGATTTTTACCACAAGGAAAATTATTTCTCAGGAAATGAGCACACTTACCCACCTTCAGAAGAATTTACTTCAGACACAGGAGAAGTCAAGCTGTCACTGGGAAATACTAGCAGTGATGAAGTAGTACAGTTATATAGTGGCAGCAAAGAACTGGATGATAATGCTAATCCAGCCAAAGTGAGAGGCAGAATGCAAATGTCTTGTCCCTCTGCAGACCAACTAATGGCAGACAACCTTAACAAAAAACCTGAAGGAGAAGCTAAAGAAATTGCAGTAAAAGATTGGGAATGTTTAAGAGGTGACTTTCACTTGGATTTCCATTCAGAAAAATTGACAGAAAAAGGATCTTCCAAGAAAGATTATGGCAATGGTAAGAATGAGGAGGAGGAGCAAAGAATATTCTTAGGTGttaatgaaaaacaaagcaaacgtTTTCAATCAGTCTTACATGACCAAGAAAGAAAGACGAGCCACTCTGAAATAAGTGAGGAAGGGATGGGAGCCAGTAACAGAGACCTAACTGCTCTGCCGAGTAAAGACACTGCAACTCATGACCAGTCAATCAGAGCAGATACGTTTCATTCACCAAGGACAAATCTAAGCCTGGAGGAAACTGTGTCAGCAACCTCAGACTGTGATCTCTTGGCTAGCAAAGTCACTACTCTAGGAGGGATGCCTGGTCAAGCTGGTTCACCAAGAAATGGAAATGTTTTGAGGAATAAGTACCTTTTCCAAgctgaagaagaaaaatcagtttGGATTAATCCTGAAGATCAGAATAAGAACACACAGCATAAACAAAGTTGGAATGTTCTGGAAAGTCAGGAAAGAGCAAGAGGGAGTAAGACAACTATAACAGAGCAGTCCATAGAAAAAGCAGATTGTGAAGACATGTGGGGGAAAAGAGATGATACAAGGAGCTTGAAAGCTAATCTTACAGAAGAATTGTTTACCTGCCAAGAAACAGCAAGCTGTGAACTGTCTTCTCTAGCTGATCATGGTATTACTAAGAAAGCAGAAGCAGGTACAGCTTATATAATTAAGACAACATCGGAAAGTACTCTAGAATGCATGTCTGCTAGAGAAAAAGCAATAATTGCTGAGCTACCTCCAGAGACAGCACAAAGTGACAGGCCCATCGAAGTAAAGGAAACAGCGTTTGATCCACATGAAGGGAGAAATGATGATTCACATGATACCCTTTGTCAACGAGATACAGTAGGTGTAATCTATGACAACGATTTTGAAAAGGAGTCATGTTCAGGTATTTGTAATGTACACGCAGatgaaaaggagaaggaagaaaccaTAGCTATGTACAACCCTGGGAAGACACATGACAGGAAGAAATGTGTCACTGGGAATACAACATCTGTAGAAGAATCCTCACAGGTCATTACAGACAATCAAAAAGCAGCCTCAAAACTAGGTTTACATTTGGGAATGTTACCAACAGACAAAAAAGTATTTCCAGAAAATAGAGATCCCGAGCAGGTCCAAGAATTATCAAAGAAAACAATTACAGATGTCACTATTCATTCTTCTTTAAACTCAGACACTAATAGAACTTCTCAGAATGGCTCTCAGGTTTCCAATCACCATGCTAAAAGTTCAGTGTCCTCTCATGAACAGGCCACTACTATAGAGCATGCAGTTACTACCATGCCTCTCCAATCTATTTCTTCTAAATCAGAATTTAATTGTAATCCAACAAGTGAAATCCAGGGTACTGAAAAGCACTCTCATCCTGCATCTCCACTGGAAGAAGTTTCCAAAAGTTCAGGAATAGTGACATCAGATAGTACAAAGGAAAGATGTATAGGCCAGATTGTCAAACAAGGGGAACACAGTGTGGAGAAACCTCTAGGGCCAACGATTTTAATCAGTGAAGCTTCTGAGAACATAGAAGGGGTAAGGCATGAAAATGAAGGATTAATAAACTCTGGACAATCACTGTACTCTTCAGGCAACAAGGAATCTGACAGCCCTGCTTCTGATAGTCTCCCTGCCCAGGAAAGTCAATCTCAAAGTGAATCTCTGCTTTCAAAATACATCAACTCTAAAGTACCTTACTTCCTTTTGTTTCTGATATTTCTTGTAACCATCTATCAGTATGACTTAATGATTGGCCTGGCATTCTACCTTTTTTCATTGTACTGGCTATCCTGGGAAGGGGGAAGACAAAAAGAGTCTGTCAAAAAGAAGTAA